A single uncultured Methanolobus sp. DNA region contains:
- a CDS encoding MM0924 family protein produces MQPFIVEHLMGKDVIVYCGGILTFRGNVKACSDGVLTLEITKDRYSHISVDSIITIQYDEDS; encoded by the coding sequence ATCCAACCATTTATTGTCGAACATTTGATGGGAAAGGACGTTATCGTATATTGCGGAGGCATTCTCACGTTCCGTGGAAATGTCAAAGCATGCAGTGACGGTGTGCTTACCCTTGAAATAACCAAAGACCGATATTCTCACATCTCTGTTGACAGTATAATAACAATTCAGTACGATGAAGATTCCTGA
- a CDS encoding NAD(P)/FAD-dependent oxidoreductase has translation MSVYFGKTVTGVMIMDMDYDAFIVGTGVAGSSLAYKLKAAGMRVAIADKTGFGGICAFHGCIPKKILSGAAEIVDGGRRMQEKGVNCDPILDWADIIRFKDELVHSYTDPKEAAFKKAGIDTYHGVVSFHDRNTLLVGEKLVSSKYILLAIGATSRKISIPGAEYLTTSDEFLDLKALPEKIIFAGGGYISFEFAHIAARAGVDVTIIHRGENLLKNFDQDLVSILVDSSEKVGIKVITGQELREIRKTNDSKETDDAGSELELITYDNKSQKEVTHKCNMVVHGLGRVPDIEGLEAEKGGVKIEHGAIAVNEYLQSVSNPAVYAAGDCILPGPALTPTASLQANVLASNLLNGNKHTVDYTGIASAVFTIPTLAAVGLLEEDATEKHRIITSDLSKLYSARRTNLGYSASKVIIEKDTERIVGAHLIGPGADDVINIFTLAIKAGLTLSQVREAMYAYPANSYDVKYMLR, from the coding sequence ATGTCAGTATATTTTGGTAAGACGGTCACTGGAGTCATGATAATGGATATGGATTACGATGCTTTTATAGTTGGTACGGGAGTTGCAGGTTCTTCACTCGCATATAAGCTCAAAGCTGCGGGGATGAGAGTTGCCATTGCAGATAAAACAGGTTTTGGAGGCATATGCGCATTCCACGGATGTATTCCAAAAAAGATACTTAGCGGTGCAGCCGAGATAGTTGATGGCGGAAGACGTATGCAGGAAAAAGGTGTCAACTGTGATCCAATCCTTGACTGGGCTGACATTATCCGCTTCAAAGATGAGCTTGTCCACTCATATACCGACCCGAAAGAAGCAGCTTTCAAAAAGGCGGGAATTGACACATATCATGGCGTGGTGAGTTTTCACGACCGCAACACTTTGCTCGTGGGAGAAAAACTTGTGTCTTCAAAGTATATATTACTGGCAATCGGTGCGACCTCAAGAAAAATAAGCATCCCAGGTGCTGAGTATCTTACTACAAGTGATGAGTTCCTTGACCTGAAAGCATTGCCTGAAAAAATAATATTTGCAGGCGGCGGATATATATCATTTGAATTTGCCCACATTGCTGCAAGAGCCGGAGTCGATGTTACCATAATCCACAGAGGAGAGAATCTGCTCAAGAACTTTGACCAGGATCTTGTTAGTATATTAGTGGATTCGTCAGAAAAAGTTGGCATCAAAGTCATAACCGGACAGGAACTTCGGGAGATAAGGAAAACTAACGACAGCAAAGAGACAGATGATGCAGGTTCCGAACTTGAACTTATCACCTATGACAACAAATCCCAAAAAGAAGTTACTCACAAATGCAACATGGTGGTTCATGGACTTGGCAGGGTTCCTGACATAGAAGGACTTGAAGCTGAAAAAGGCGGAGTGAAAATAGAACATGGTGCAATTGCAGTGAATGAGTACCTGCAAAGTGTATCAAATCCTGCCGTTTATGCTGCCGGTGACTGTATTCTACCCGGACCAGCACTCACACCAACTGCAAGCCTCCAGGCAAATGTGCTTGCTTCTAATCTGCTTAACGGAAATAAGCATACAGTGGACTACACAGGAATCGCATCCGCTGTTTTTACTATCCCCACACTTGCAGCAGTTGGATTATTAGAAGAAGATGCCACGGAAAAGCATAGAATAATCACCAGCGACCTCAGTAAACTCTATTCTGCAAGAAGGACGAATCTTGGATACTCTGCTTCAAAGGTGATAATAGAGAAAGATACTGAAAGGATAGTCGGCGCACACCTTATAGGACCTGGGGCTGATGATGTAATTAACATATTTACTCTTGCAATAAAAGCAGGACTTACACTTTCACAGGTTAGAGAAGCGATGTATGCATATCCTGCCAACAGTTATGATGTGAAGTACATGCTCAGATGA
- a CDS encoding MFS transporter, whose translation MPGKKGKDASIYPLLMVNFIGTMGISLVLPFLIFLVERFGGNALVYGLLSSMYPFFQLIGSPLLGKWSDIYGRKKVLFVSQAGTLLSWILFLIALFIPVTILANIDSSLLGKFMISIPLLILFFARGLDGLTGGNVSVSNAYIADISTDQDRSSNFGKLSVSTNLGFILGPALAGILSVTIYGEALPVMAAILIALAGLVMIALYIPETRNKKSGSGSDLMHGNQESIDENNPGENHKKGIRDIWKMPDLRLMFIIYFLIFLGFNTFYTAFPVHAANYLQWSIAELGFFFSFLSIVLVIVEGPVLSYVSKRSRDSTMIIGGSLILGLNFVVLTFGTTFFTYVAAVLLALGNGFMWPSIQSMLARLAGKDNQGLVQGVSGSVMSFAGIFGLIGGGFVYELVGIWSFLLTAAIIACVVILSIRLRPFDAPASHS comes from the coding sequence ATGCCAGGCAAGAAAGGAAAAGATGCATCCATATATCCTCTCCTCATGGTGAACTTCATCGGGACCATGGGGATAAGTCTAGTTCTTCCTTTCCTTATTTTTCTGGTGGAAAGATTTGGCGGCAATGCTCTTGTTTATGGGCTTCTCTCCTCGATGTATCCGTTTTTCCAGTTAATAGGTTCACCTCTTCTTGGAAAATGGTCTGACATTTACGGGAGAAAAAAAGTCCTGTTCGTCAGTCAGGCAGGAACTCTGCTCTCATGGATATTGTTCCTTATAGCGCTCTTTATACCTGTAACAATATTGGCCAATATTGATTCGAGTCTGCTTGGAAAATTCATGATCAGCATACCTTTGCTAATACTCTTTTTTGCAAGAGGTCTCGATGGCCTGACCGGTGGCAATGTCTCCGTATCCAACGCCTATATTGCCGATATCAGCACAGATCAGGATCGCAGCAGCAACTTCGGAAAACTCTCTGTTTCCACAAATCTGGGTTTCATCCTGGGGCCGGCACTTGCAGGTATTCTGAGCGTGACAATTTACGGTGAAGCACTTCCGGTTATGGCTGCCATTTTGATCGCTCTTGCAGGGCTGGTAATGATAGCATTGTACATTCCTGAGACACGAAACAAAAAATCTGGTTCCGGCAGTGATCTGATGCATGGCAATCAGGAGTCCATTGATGAAAACAATCCCGGTGAGAATCACAAAAAAGGTATCAGAGATATCTGGAAAATGCCTGATCTTCGTCTGATGTTCATTATCTATTTCCTGATATTCCTGGGATTCAATACTTTCTACACGGCATTTCCGGTTCATGCGGCAAATTACCTTCAGTGGAGCATAGCAGAACTGGGCTTCTTTTTTTCATTCCTGAGCATCGTGCTTGTAATTGTCGAAGGCCCCGTACTCTCATATGTGTCTAAAAGGTCAAGGGATTCCACAATGATAATAGGCGGCAGTCTCATACTTGGCCTGAACTTTGTTGTGCTAACTTTCGGCACCACGTTCTTCACATATGTGGCAGCAGTACTGCTGGCTCTGGGTAATGGTTTTATGTGGCCTTCCATCCAATCCATGCTCGCAAGACTTGCAGGAAAAGACAATCAGGGTCTGGTTCAGGGAGTATCCGGCAGCGTCATGAGCTTTGCCGGTATCTTCGGTCTGATAGGCGGAGGCTTTGTTTACGAGCTTGTCGGAATCTGGTCTTTCCTTCTGACCGCAGCCATAATTGCCTGCGTGGTAATTCTGTCAATTCGCCTGCGTCCGTTTGATGCACCTGCATCTCATAGCTAA